One region of Acropora muricata isolate sample 2 chromosome 13, ASM3666990v1, whole genome shotgun sequence genomic DNA includes:
- the LOC136896756 gene encoding uncharacterized protein, with protein sequence MKPQKVLLSLFAVCLLSITVTLLTQAYWQEQYYRLQLKGNSFKCSEHLLEREVESSHRKCKSPAAQTQSITLFVRMAATVPELRRRFYCVFLRLSVLFWPASLGKTVAVLDQENEEDHAFASTVFTHMKQHFPDRTFEVLYEPLPKDPTVLDFPKSRKSPGYNRQLYSSFFIDLYTNDDIIAWMDADSGFVSPVTNQSIFNGTKVRVLGYDCTLTIGWVRAWARTTEKALGLPFLADFMTYFPVYIYRDTFTHCREHILRRFNTSNFEEAFKKFYRREFISPVSVVLSYAWYFERERYDWNLKLCTDLTEYNKRFPSEHIISAEHVVETLLIPQTAFHVQHAQLVREFVLNSYCLSQEAAGNDAEKCSNRTASLITNFALFNHDVQRLGHPAPPCPKNREETCLQLLERNYNQIGLEIKQKTRKLDWKNVKIVEKLAKELELQCDVLKKPSS encoded by the coding sequence ATGAAGCCGCAGAAAGTGCTCCTGTCCCTCTTCGCCGTTTGTCTTTTAAGTATCACAGTGACGCTGCTAACACAAGCTTATTGGCAAGAGCAATACTACCGTTTACAATTGAAAGGCAACTCCTTCAAATGCTCGGAACACTTACTGGAGAGAGAAGTCGAATCATCTCATAGGAAATGTAAGAGCCCAGCAGCCCAGACTCAATCTATAACCTTGTTTGTCAGGATGGCAGCAACGGTACCCGAACTAAGAAGAAGGTTCTATTGCGTCTTCCTTCGTCTGTCTGTTCTATTTTGGCCTGCCTCACTCGGCAAGACTGTCGCAGTTCTTGACCAAGAAAACGAGGAAGACCACGCGTTTGCATCAACGGTGTTCACGCATATGAAGCAACATTTCCCTGATCGCACTTTTGAAGTGCTGTACGAGCCACTTCCAAAGGATCCAACTGTTTTAGACTTCCCTAAGTCTCGTAAATCTCCTGGTTACAATAGACAACTTTACAGTAGTTTCTTCATAGATCTCTATACGAATGACGATATTATAGCGTGGATGGATGCCGACTCTGGCTTCGTTTCACCAGTCACAAATCAAAGCATATTTAACGGAACGAAAGTACGTGTTTTGGGTTACGATTGCACACTGACTATAGGATGGGTGCGGGCATGGGCCAGAACTACAGAGAAGGCCTTGGGATTGCCATTTCTCGCAGATTTCATGACCTACTTCCCTGTGTACATCTACCGCGACACCTTCACCCACTGCAGGGAACACATCTTGCGGAGGTTTAACACGAGCAATTTTGAAGAAGCCTTTAAGAAGTTCTACAGACGGGAATTTATTTCTCCGGTTAGTGTTGTCCTAAGTTATGCCTGGTATTTTGAAAGAGAGCGATATGACTGGAATCTAAAACTCTGTACCGACCTAACAGAATACAACAAACGCTTTCCATCGGAGCATATTATTTCAGCAGAACATGTCGTTGAAACTTTACTCATACCACAAACTGCTTTTCATGTTCAGCACGCCCAATTAGTTCGTGAATTCGTTTTGAATAGTTATTGCCTTTCTCAGGAGGCAGCGGGAAATGATGCAGAGAAATGCTCCAACCGTACAGCGTCGCTGATAACCAACTTCGCTCTTTTTAACCACGATGTTCAGCGATTGGGCCACCCAGCACCGCCGTGTCCTAAAAATAGAGAAGAAACTTGCTTGCAGTTACTTGAACGCAATTACAATCAAATCGGTcttgaaataaagcaaaaaacacGCAAACTAGATTGGAAAAATGTTAAGATCGTCGAAAAGCTGGCGAAGGAACTTGAACTTCAATGCGATGTTTTGAAGAAGCCTTCTTCTTGA